The Candidatus Palauibacter australiensis genome contains the following window.
CGACCCGTTTCACCGTGTCCTCGACGGCGACCGCCGGCACCACCGGGCCGTTCCGGGCTCCGTCCACGACGCGGGACACGAGTTCGGCCGACACGAACGGACGCGCCCCATCGTGCACGAGCACGGTCTCGACGCCCCCCGCCAGCGCCTCGACACCGGCCCGCACGGAATCGGCCCGAAACACGCCGCCCGCCACGACGCGCACCCCATCCGGAAGCCAGGCCGGGGGCGAGGCCGCCCTCGGCGGCGACAGCACGACCACGACCCGGTCGACGTCGGGATGGTTCACGAGCGTCCGCACCGACCAGGCGAGCACCGGCATGCCGCAGAGGTCGACGAACTGCTTGGGCCGCGACGCGCCGAAGCGATGTCCCTGCCCCGCCGCGACGACGACGGCCCCGACGACGGCCCCGACGACGGCGCCGACGCCGCGGGCGGCCGCCGGGCCTCCCGCCGGCACTAGTCGGGTTCCGGACGGCGGCTCACGGATTCGAACGCCGTGAAGGCCTTGTGGAAGTAGAGTTCGACGGTTCCGGTCGGCCCGTTGCGCTGCTTGCCCACGATGAGTTCGGCCTTCCCCGCCAATCCCCGTTCCTCCACCTCTTCCGGCTTGCGGTGCATCTCCTCGCGGAAGATGAAGAGGACGACGTCCGCATCCTGTTCGATCGCGCCCGACTCGCGCAGGTCGGAGAGCCTGGGACGGTTCCCTTCGCGCTGTTCGGGCGCCCGCGAGAGCTGCGAGAGGGCGAGGAGCGGCACGCCGACCTCCTTGGCGATCGCCTTCAGCGACCGGGAGATCGCGCTGATCTCCTGCTGGCGGTTCTCGATCCGCGCCCCGCCGGACATCAGCTGCAGGTAGTCAAGCACGACGAGCCCCACGCCGACTTCCGCGTGCAGGCGCCGCACCTTGGCGCGGAGTTCGATTGGTGAGATCGCGGGCGTATCGTCGATCCAGATCGGGGCCGTGTTCAGGTGCCCGGCCCCGCTCGCCAGCCGCGTGAAGTCGTCGGATGACAAGCGCCCCGTCCGGATCCGGCTCGAATCCACCTTGGACTCCGAGCTCAGCATGCGCTGGACGAGCGACTCTCTCGACATTTCAAGCGAAAAGATCGCCACCGGAACGTCCTCGGCGATCGCCGTGTGCTGGGCGATGTTGAGCGCGAGGGCCGTCTTGCCCATCGAGGGGCGGCCGGCGAGCACGACCAGGTCGGCGGGCTGGAACCCCGCCGTCATGCGGTCGAGGTCGGTGAACCCGGACGCGACGCCGGTAATCGTGCCGGGGTTGCGCACGAGTTCGTCGATCCGGTCCATCGTCGAGCGCAGGACTTCCTTGATGCGGACGAAGGTCCCGCGCTGCTCCGCCTGCGAGATCTCGAAGATCCTCTGCTCGGCGCGGTCGAGCGTCTCGTCGACCTCGCCCGACCCCGCATCGTAGGCGTCCTGGATGATCTCGGTGGCGCTGGAGATGAGCCGCCGGAGCACCGTCTTGTCGCGCAGAATGCGGCAGTGGTGGCCGACGTTGGCGGCGGTGGGCACCGCATCCACGAGCTTCGCGAGGTACGCCATCCCCCCGACGGCCTCGAGTTCCGCGGCCGTCTGCAGTTCGTCCGCGAGCGTGACGGCGTCGATCACGTCGCCGCGCCCGTACAGGCGCACCATCGCGCGGAAGATCCGGCGGTTGCCCTCCCGGTGGAAGCCGGAATCGTCGATCTGTTCGAGGGCGACGGCGACGGCGTCGCCATCGATGAGCATCGCCCCGAGGACCGAGATCTCGGCCTCTTCGGACCAGGGCGTGCGCCGGGCCTCGATGGCGTCGCTGGGGAGGCTGATCGCCGTGTCAACCAAGGCGGGCCTCGCGATCTCCGATGCCGGCTTCGACGCCGTCGAGCATGCGGCGCACGATCTGCAGATCCTCCCACGTCGGCCGGATCCAGCCCGGGTTGCGGAGCAGCGCCGCCGGGTGGTAGGTGACGACGACGGGATACCCGGAATATCGGTGCACGGCGCCCCGGAGCCGCCCCAGCGCGGACTTCGTTTCGAGCAGTGTGCGCGCGGCGAAGGCACCGAAGGCGATGATCACCTCGGGTTCGATGAGCGCGAGCTGCCTCAGGAGGTAGGGAGAGCAGGCCGCGACCTCCTCGGGGAGCGGGTCGCGGTTCCGGGGCGGCCGGGATTTCAGCACGTTGCAGATGTAGACGGATGTCCGCGGAAGCCCGATCGACAGCAGCAGGCGGTCGAGCAGGCCGCCGGCGCGGCCGACGAAGGGGCGGCCGGTCTCATCCTCGTGCTTCCCGGGCGCCTCCCCCA
Protein-coding sequences here:
- the ispD gene encoding 2-C-methyl-D-erythritol 4-phosphate cytidylyltransferase encodes the protein MPAGGPAAARGVGAVVGAVVGAVVVAAGQGHRFGASRPKQFVDLCGMPVLAWSVRTLVNHPDVDRVVVVLSPPRAASPPAWLPDGVRVVAGGVFRADSVRAGVEALAGGVETVLVHDGARPFVSAELVSRVVDGARNGPVVPAVAVEDTVKRVDEGGWIEETVPRDRLRRVQTPQGFPADVLTRTHALDDAGAWEAQDAAAMTDDALLCERLGIDVATVEGDPANLKITTARDLALARAMVETGLIAAGN
- a CDS encoding uracil-DNA glycosylase, producing MNPPDAEARALARTFLEQTLSAEENALMLEHATREEVVRGLAAGRSPARADAGTRPDPTVTGPMIAEAPDLEALAALVASCSRCTLHESRKNPVFGEGAADARVVCVGEAPGKHEDETGRPFVGRAGGLLDRLLLSIGLPRTSVYICNVLKSRPPRNRDPLPEEVAACSPYLLRQLALIEPEVIIAFGAFAARTLLETKSALGRLRGAVHRYSGYPVVVTYHPAALLRNPGWIRPTWEDLQIVRRMLDGVEAGIGDREARLG
- the dnaB gene encoding replicative DNA helicase, whose product is MVDTAISLPSDAIEARRTPWSEEAEISVLGAMLIDGDAVAVALEQIDDSGFHREGNRRIFRAMVRLYGRGDVIDAVTLADELQTAAELEAVGGMAYLAKLVDAVPTAANVGHHCRILRDKTVLRRLISSATEIIQDAYDAGSGEVDETLDRAEQRIFEISQAEQRGTFVRIKEVLRSTMDRIDELVRNPGTITGVASGFTDLDRMTAGFQPADLVVLAGRPSMGKTALALNIAQHTAIAEDVPVAIFSLEMSRESLVQRMLSSESKVDSSRIRTGRLSSDDFTRLASGAGHLNTAPIWIDDTPAISPIELRAKVRRLHAEVGVGLVVLDYLQLMSGGARIENRQQEISAISRSLKAIAKEVGVPLLALSQLSRAPEQREGNRPRLSDLRESGAIEQDADVVLFIFREEMHRKPEEVEERGLAGKAELIVGKQRNGPTGTVELYFHKAFTAFESVSRRPEPD